A stretch of Caenorhabditis elegans chromosome IV DNA encodes these proteins:
- the Y48A5A.3 gene encoding Ubiquinol-cytochrome-c reductase complex assembly factor 2 (Confirmed by transcript evidence), whose product MSKHLYKQYVRIAGKWPKDAFRAPERDFSNFLVKEIERQFQPGVVASQAICEKRLQALEQLLNNEVLKKHPNSYSSGVFGMRLADLQAASSEESRKQMGLQPKVSIFKRLYRSVVPEKK is encoded by the exons ATGTCAAAGCATCTCTACAAGCAGTACGTCAGAATCGCCGGAAAATGGCCGAAAGACGCATTTCGGGCGCCGGAAAG aGACTTCTCCAATTTCCTCGTCAAAGAAATCGAACGGCAATTCCAGCCGGGAGTCGTCGCCTCTCAAGCGATTTGCGAGAAACGTCTTCAGGCGCTCGAGCAGCTGCTCAACAACGAAGTGCTCAAAAAACACCCGAATTCGTACTCCTCCGGCGTATTTGGAATGCGATTAGCCGATCTACAGGCGGCCTCGAGTGAAGAAAGCCGAAAACAGATGGGTCTACAGCCGAAAGTATCGATTTTCAAGCGATTATATCGATCCGTCGTGCCCGAGaagaaataa
- the Y48A5A.3 gene encoding Mitochondrial protein M19 (Confirmed by transcript evidence) gives MRLADLQAASSEESRKQMGLQPKVSIFKRLYRSVVPEKK, from the coding sequence ATGCGATTAGCCGATCTACAGGCGGCCTCGAGTGAAGAAAGCCGAAAACAGATGGGTCTACAGCCGAAAGTATCGATTTTCAAGCGATTATATCGATCCGTCGTGCCCGAGaagaaataa
- the Y76B12C.4 gene encoding Translation initiation factor IF-2 (Confirmed by transcript evidence), with protein MEAHRAEQPQCTKSGKVILKPGYDMTDGLSEIDDWAPEKKKRAKKVPSKPREGPKLIDEFEEKESEKEAAEKEKEKEKEKEKTHEKNEADKEEKEAEKEEEKEEKPPKEVTEEKEKEKEREKTKTKDELEEAPREKETMEKKQKSKDEDEGDLSKEEILKIKKALKKEKKLRDRERLKTEKIDKSTETKNSTTPSTEKEKSSMKKTKKEAAVATGTSGSAKKKVRPPAPPPPPTKRKPKDIRAKKKVCCTIL; from the exons ATGGAAGCACACCGCGCCGAGCAACCACAGTGCACGAAATCGGGTAAAGTAATTCTAAAGCCTGGATATGATATGACAGACGGACTGAGTGAGATTGATGACTGGGCtccggaaaagaaaaaacgggcGAAAAAAGTGCCCTCTAAGCCACGTGAAGGGCCCAAGTTGATCGACGAATTTGAGGAAAAGGAATCGGAGAAAGAGGCGGCGGAAAAGGAGAAGgaaaaagagaaggaaaaagagaaaacccATGAGAAAAACGAGGCGGATAAGGAGGAAAAAGAGGCAGAAAAGGAAGAGGAAAAGGAGGAAAAACCACCGAAGGAAGTCACTGAGGAGAAGGAAAAAGAGAAGGAAAGAGAGAAGACTAAGACGAAGGATGAACTCGAAGAG GCGCCAAGGGAGAAGGAAACGAtggaaaagaagcaaaaatcaAAGGACGAAGACGAAGGGGACCTATCGAAggaggaaattttgaaaattaagaaagcgttgaaaaaggagaaaaagctGAGGGATCGAGAGCGATTGAAAAcggagaaaatcgataaatcgacGGAAACGAAGAACTCGACGACTCCCAGCACGGAAAAGGAGAAAAGTTCGatgaaaaagacgaaaaaggAGGCTGCCGTGGCCACCGGCACCTCCGGCAGCGCCAAGAAAAAGg tgagaCCACCGGCCCCCCCTCCGCCGCCGACAAAGCGAAAGCCTAAAGATATACGGGCGAAGAAGAAGGTGTGCTGCACgattttgtga
- the Y76B12C.4 gene encoding Protein MNN4-like (Confirmed by transcript evidence): protein MEKKQKSKDEDEGDLSKEEILKIKKALKKEKKLRDRERLKTEKIDKSTETKNSTTPSTEKEKSSMKKTKKEAAVATGTSGSAKKKVRPPAPPPPPTKRKPKDIRAKKKVCCTIL, encoded by the exons AtggaaaagaagcaaaaatcaAAGGACGAAGACGAAGGGGACCTATCGAAggaggaaattttgaaaattaagaaagcgttgaaaaaggagaaaaagctGAGGGATCGAGAGCGATTGAAAAcggagaaaatcgataaatcgacGGAAACGAAGAACTCGACGACTCCCAGCACGGAAAAGGAGAAAAGTTCGatgaaaaagacgaaaaaggAGGCTGCCGTGGCCACCGGCACCTCCGGCAGCGCCAAGAAAAAGg tgagaCCACCGGCCCCCCCTCCGCCGCCGACAAAGCGAAAGCCTAAAGATATACGGGCGAAGAAGAAGGTGTGCTGCACgattttgtga
- the Y76B12C.3 gene encoding Selenoprotein F (Confirmed by transcript evidence): MWVIFLLLAAVVSPMFGEVEEYKIDVEECKAAGFNPETLKCGLCERLSDYHLETLLTDCLQCCIKEEEFKHEKYPTAILEVCECNLARFPQVQAFVHKDMARQFGGKVKVKHVRGVRPQVALKDADFKTKEVLSVEKWDTDTLIDFFNQWLE; encoded by the exons atgTGGGTGATTTTCCTGCTGCTGGCCGCCGTGGTTTCGCCTATGTTCGGTGAAGTTGAAGAGTATAAAATTGATGTAGAGGAGTGCAAGGCGGCGGGATTCAATCCGGAGACTTTAAAG tgcGGATTATGCGAACGACTATCGGATTATCATCTGGAAACGCTGCTCACCGATTGTCTTCAGTGTTGTATTAAGGAAGAAGAGTTTAAGCACGAA aaatatccaACGGCAATTCTGGAAGTCTGCGAGTGCAATTTGGCTCGATTCCCACAAGTTCAAG CATTCGTCCATAAGGATATGGCTCGTCAATTCGGTGGAAAAGTGAAAGTTAAGCATGTACGAGGTGTCCGACCACAAGTTGCACTGAAAGATGCCGATTTTAAGACAAAAGAGGTGCTCAGCGTTGAGAAATGGGATACCGATACGCTCATCGactttttcaatcaatggctcgaataa
- the Y76B12C.3 gene encoding Selenoprotein F/M domain-containing protein (Confirmed by transcript evidence), whose protein sequence is MARQFGGKVKVKHVRGVRPQVALKDADFKTKEVLSVEKWDTDTLIDFFNQWLE, encoded by the coding sequence ATGGCTCGTCAATTCGGTGGAAAAGTGAAAGTTAAGCATGTACGAGGTGTCCGACCACAAGTTGCACTGAAAGATGCCGATTTTAAGACAAAAGAGGTGCTCAGCGTTGAGAAATGGGATACCGATACGCTCATCGactttttcaatcaatggctcgaataa